In one Lolium rigidum isolate FL_2022 chromosome 3, APGP_CSIRO_Lrig_0.1, whole genome shotgun sequence genomic region, the following are encoded:
- the LOC124696812 gene encoding uncharacterized protein LOC124696812, with the protein MEVQPNLHHRYLQPSSTLLGLLHHRRNHAEDGEHICARADLRPLGSSEAPLVGVPKPRPRPPPSRIRGEAAGQEGLACRSRPRPTYGCDTPLAKQLRPLHISEEKCKPAHCYRRRPTCEPAWVVTCATAQKGFRRPDTVHDK; encoded by the exons ATGGAGGTTCAACCGAACCTTCACCACCGCTATCTGCAGCCATCCTCGACGTTGTTAGGCTTGCTGCACCATCGTAGGAACCACGCCGAGGACGGAGAACACATCTGTGCCAGGGCTGATCTGCGGCCTCTCGGATCCAGCGAAGCCCCCTTGGTTGGGGTTCCCAAACCACGACCCCGTCCTCCTCCAAGCCGAATCCGGGGAGAAGCCGCCGGGCAGGAAGGATTGGCTTGTAGATCCAGACCAAGGCCTACATATGGTTGTGATACTCCATTAGCAAAGcaactccgtcccctccacatttCAG AGGAGAAGTGCAAGCCTGCCCACTGCTACCGCCGCCGTCCTACATGCGAGCCTGCCTGGGTTGTGACCTGCGCAACTGCCCAAAAAG GCTTCAGACGACCTGACACGGTTCATGACAAATGA